From the Conger conger chromosome 13, fConCon1.1, whole genome shotgun sequence genome, the window TCTTCTTCCTCACAAAGCAGGGGCTCCACTTCCGGAACCTTCTTCATGGAAAAGTGATTGGGCAAAGAAGGACTCCGCTTCCTGTACAAGATAAACTGGGCAGAGATCTGGAAAGAAGCACTAATTCAGGAACATACACCAAAGTATGGATGAGCTCAATAATGGAGCAGTGAATGaacacacgtgcagacacatGTGCAGGATAAGGCTCCATTAGGATTTACCCCCCCAAAAAGGATACAAAGAAATCCAGGAAGAGAACCCCCAGGCTTCCAATTAGCCATGCCAAGTGGTTCAGGATGAAGAGGCTTTTGGACCCTTTCAGCGCAGGCAGCACCACTATGAGGCTCAGACCATAGGTTCCATTCCCCAGCATAGCCAGAGCAAACAGCCAATAGGAGGTGCCCTCCGTTGACTGTCTCTTGAACTAAACCAGGGAAAATACATTCCAGATATTATCGTTTCATTCCCCCAACCTGTACAAATGAATAAAGGATGAGTACTTGGCCAGGCTGCTTTAGAAATGAAAGTGTTGCAGAACAAAAGCAGCTGAAAGAAATCATAATCACgcataaatgttaaaaaaggaGTGCACAACATTAACATTCAACCATTTACAGATTTACCAAATTACTTCCATAGATATAAAACTAATGTTCTACCTTAAATGCAATGCAGGTTGCCTgcaaattttttaaattactattGCACCAAACCTAAGCACATTGAGTTGCAATGCTAAAACCAGGCTGACACTTTTCAAGGAGCACTGATGCAATCTTGCATTCGCCAAAATGTCTCAAAATGGATTGCAGACTCAGACTGAATCACATGGCTCATTTTGGCTAAATGGCTGCATTTATGCATATTAAAGAATGTTGCTCAAAGCGACTGATGGATTTGATTTGGAGAAAAGAAGGGAGAGACACAAGAGGCCCCATCATGGAGGCATGAGAATCAGGCAGCAGTGAAGTGCTTCTCGGCAGGAGTCACAGTGCTTGGTATAACATTACAAGACACAGAACTCCATTGTGTTTCGCGGCCTGTTACTCATTAATGATTTAGGAAAATGACATCTCTCCCCCCTTTTTCAGCACGGCTGGAAACAGTCACACATACGTTTTTGTGGAGCTGGGGAAGACGTGAGGCCAGGTAAAATATGGAGGCTAGGTATCCACAGACATAGCCAGAGATCGCAACGCTGTTCAATGGATTCTGTAAAACAACAATTTCATTGTTATTCTTCACGGATTTCAAATTCATCAGTTTCTCACACTGGCTTTTTAAGTATGGTACATGATGAATTTCCAAAAGGACAACAAACTTATCAGTCAACCGAAACTAAGGCTTAATTCAGTACTCAAGGGAAGACAGCAATATGTATATAGTTCCTGGGTTTATGACTACACTACATGCCATTTGTTACTACAAAAGAATGAACATATAAAGGTATTTCTTACCAAATATGGAGCCTTCTATGAAATCTTTGGGACAAAAGAGTTAGGGGTTCAGAGAGGAGATAAACCCCCACCCTTTCTTCCAGGAATAGACATCGAACTAGTAACTCAACATTAAATACTACAGTTTGCATTCTTGGTACGAGTGTACAGCATAGTGCCCCATCATCATCAATTTTACAGGATTTAAAACATGTTGCTGCAAGCACAACGCATTATGTGCTCGCACCAAAAGCCTAGAGGGAATGAGCCACTCACTGCAGATGCCATCCCTCCACTGCAAAACACATTAACCAAAGCAGACTCAACAGACTCCTCACCGGTTCAACAGTATTGACTTTGCGGTCTTCAATCAGCTTTGGGAGCACCATGCAGCCCATGGTGGCAGCTCCACACCACAAGAAACAGATCCACTTCAGGAAGGGGTTTTCTGGAAGACAGTCAGCTGCACATTACACTCTGGAAACCTTAGTGACCCCGGCTTGCtcaacaatatacagtattcgCAGTGGTCATCTCAGTGGACAACAGCACCAGCACTATTGTATGTTCTGCTCCTAAGCGGCGAGATTCAGAGATGCTAGCAGCAACTTTTATCAATAGCAAGAACCTAAACTCAGGTATACAGTTGTATTTTGACCAAATAAAATTAAGGTTAGGTTCCCTGCTTCAGGGAACAATTCCAGGTATTTACTAAGGTCCAGGGTGTTGCTACCACCGTTGGATATAAATGAAGGGCTAAGTCCAACTAAAATTCCGCCAGGTACACTTTCAACTTAAAGGCCCCTCTCGGTCTGTTGGATCTCGTTTCCAGGGGGTCCCAGACGCGAGTACTGAATGTATACAATATAcccagagtgagtgagtaagagtGATGAGAACACAATGTTCTCATTCTGACTCAGCAATTGTCAAAACCATTGCAACGTTTCTCGCATTTGGTTTTTACTTCAAACGACAACTGCCACCACAGCTGGATTATCCACAGATTGTGTCCTGTGCTGGAGAAACTTTTACATGGCACTAGATACATGGATATCGccacatgcagtgaagatattcaatgcactaaacaGGTGTTTTAACTTTGCTGTTAAAGATTTGCctcaatttcaaaataattccagggctgaactttatATTctgtaactccatgccttctaaagtatccaactgcagttgCTCAttttgtctggtgttaacaaccatgggttgcccaaggatttcagaatgaagatggttcatttccaccaagaaggagaagacgacaaaaactctcaaaatttattacctatttccactgtcagaaacattattagaaaatggaagataaatggaacagttgaagtcaaggcaaggtttggaagaccaagaaagatttcagatagaatggcccgagacctggtgagaaatgctcataAGAACCCACACATCGCTGCAGCAAaaagtagcagacacaggtctagctattcacaggacaacaatacaacatactttaaacaacaaagacctactgGCAGAGTTtccagaaagaacgacctcaacacaaaattaagtgtctgaagtatggtAAAGGAataagcctgaagccttttggaacaatgtgctttggactgacaaaaccaaaatggaacttttataataaggtacagtacagtgcaaaagtcttaggcatctttatgtaaatataaatttaGTCTTAGATATTtctatattatttatatgattcatattttttgcattCTGCGTTAGTGTCAGTACAAAAGAGTAAATCTGatatttccaaaaaaagaatttgtaacagtgaaatatttgcatttcattaaataaagaaacataTTAAGTAATACCAGTTTTCAGATAAAGACTTGATCGAGGCCGTCTGGGATtgcctggagagccagaagcaagctttggcagaagaactgtggcaagttctccaatatgtgtGGTACAACCAGTTGATTTACTTATAAAACCGCAGGACAGTTATCTTAAGATAACTGAAGCAGTTTTAAAAGGCAAATGGTTGTCACAACAAATACTGATGTAATTTACCTTTTACCTGTTTGCTGCTGTTTAtagtaatattttttatatttaaaactgtttatttccttatttttttacagaaatgttctAGACATGcccaagacttttgcacagcactgtatgtttggagaaaaaagggtgattgatttgcacttttttgtacgtcgctctggataagagcgtctgctaaatgccacgtaatgtaatgtaatgtaatgggtgaagcctttgtagagaagaacgcctggccaactgtgaagcatggaggtggatcaattatgctttgggggtgtgtgggagtTTGGACAGAAGAAGGTGAATTGTACTACACAAGTGTGCATAAGAACAAAGTTAGATTGGGGCAGACAGGTTTGTCATCAGTATGATCTTACTTCGAGCACGTCTGTTTTTGATCTTGTAGTACAGGAACTGGGACACGAGAATGACATCAGTGAAGATGTAGAACACAGCAGTCACAATCTGGAACACATATGCAAGAcagaattttttacattttatttacacagttgtacagttgtgttcaagaaaatagcagtacaacatcagtaacctgatgaaccactgttattagtagtagtgatatttctgcatggcaaatacacTACTACAGCTACAAGTAAAGTAATaggaaaacaacagacccaactgtcatgacatgcatactccttgttctgagtaattgacttattcattgaaaggggcgtgttcaaaataataagtgtggagtttaattaaagaattcattcattctgtgaaaaaacaggtctcattaattgtcctttattaaggaagaagggaagcaaatgtttcaaatagtgttataaaatatatttccttctgaattggtaagtaaaatgggccgttccaaacaatgttcggaggaacaacgtcatttgattaaaaagttaattgttgaggggaaaacgtataaagaagtgcagcaaattataggatgctcagctaaaatgctcccaaatgctttaaaatggcaacaaaaacctgaaacaagcgGAAGAACGTGAGCAACTACTGTAAAAACGGATCAAAGAAgtcattcatcagctccagatcaaagatgatctacctgtaagtgctgtgtaaaaccccacgctaacccaatgacggaatttagcgggagccgaagggggttttgcgttgtccttctggcgttgctgggagaacattagtagggttaattattatcctccgtacaagaacagagcactattatgtttaagaatatactgggtccattgccatgggtcggatacggattgacctgccccatatcccgcttacagctggccagaaacggatcagtaaaATTCTtcatattctccgttctcaaacggggccgtattgtacgcttagtggttactatagttttactcgtttatctgactccatttaaaatataatttagaaatttgggtttgtaacttacgcggacctcgggagtgagtACACttgactcgtacctgcgccatcattactcaatagatgctcccgggattagcattactgctgaaatctcagttcggtggagaactcagaggctgagggtccagtcaacacaatacatgcaaacctgccatgatagttgcgagcccaggtaggcgtagcattgtctgggctccttagagctaatttagcaggaaccagcgccgtaacgcccatgggttcccttcgcaccaaatcacaagagccgtgtgTCACCGACCCTttaattggcagaaacttgctggcctcacagcttagaactaccacaggtgtaccgccgatcggtcggtctctagccaccatttccccctgagtattcagttgtaatttagactgaaaaggtacaagatgaattagagtcatggagatcacgcaagttacaaacaaaatagtttattcgcagacaggtaggttattagctttagaatatcagaatcaattacaaaatacacaaattaagaatagagatagagtaaataattatacctagcctgcttggactacacacaaacagagtatagaatatgccgtgtggaaagtcaaatacgatcttccgctgctacacatacatacatacatacatacacaagacatgttgtgtgggaagtcgaatacgatcttcctgatacttacatacacgtacaatatgctgtgtgggaagtcgaatacgatcttcccagattggtctgtctcccttgcttttatgccaaatcatacgtttgaaaccaggcggcagtgccataaatcaacctggaggggtggtcaaatctggaatttagacccccagccttgggggttgttgagtagggaaaatgagatgattaccaggagaggacgtgtaggttttccctcgAGTTACtgaactccatttggtatgaaatgtattttaccagatcacatccataccaaacagattacccttatgttttattatgttgcagttatcatgaaacttccctcctgattatccattttacatgcaattcctgttaccattacataagacttaatgcaataatacaaggatcacatgggcaatgttttcaaggttttactgggtctatttactatcttaatagcggttttgaatatttaatctaggagaacagtcaccggtgtaatggcagcagtgcccaaatgagggcactgtggcattgtccggagtcttcccccttggaagtgaccaggtatggggtcacagggaggttaccaatgttctggaggattcttttcccatgacccaactggccttggaccactcatacatcttaactccccaacaggtagtctaaacaacattgaaaccccagctctcaggcccctcacaaatggcaacccttcctgaccttaaccactacgctacaggccgccccatcatatctatgaatgctgtagttgggagttttcatgataactgcattatgctgtaaatatgtatttgtgcctctcatggtaatataccttttggataaacctgatttgggtgaatgaaaggaaaggagacacaaccccagattgcttggtttcttctcctcatctccgaaatccaggccttagttcttgaccctaaaagtgagtcacccatctataatttacagccaggcccaccaggcagggggctaaaacacatggcttctacagagacagcttttgcccagtttcccctcggctcctgaatggttatgctatcaaaggtagactgttacaaaaactagaccattacaccagtcgcactgaaccaatcagaataacaccaaacattactatattctgacctgggattatcatgaaacatctttataccatctccaatattcctgtgctctaacctgtcaggaatgtgagagaaaaggggggcccccagggcccaagaaggcgcctctaagaatccttctctagctctcccccacaggcatgtgtgccaacggtgggggctaacaatgtatgctcaaggagggggaagtcagcaagctgacctgcgcatgagaccaaatgttacttatgactagCTTAcagctgttacagtcagaagacattttatcacagctaagcTATtagtaaagcaccattgttgaaaaaagggcatgtgcagaatcggttaaaatttgtcAAGGAAAACATTGATTGGCACAAAGAGAAAGggtgtaacattctgtggaccgATGAGGGAAAATATTGGTCTAATGGTCATagacagtacgtcagacgacccccgggtactgaattcaagccacagtacactgtgaagacagtgaagcatatcatgtttttcatactacagtgttgggttcgtatgccagggatcatggatcagtttgaatacatcaaaatacttgaagagattatgttgccgtatgccaaagaggaaatgcccctggaATTAGTGGGATTACtgggagtggccagctcaatcccccaatCTCAACCTCATTGAAAACGTGTGGGgtaacattaaaaatgcagtaatTTAACTTGAAGTTAAATTTTGAaagatttcttcagtttatacaatttgaagagagtttgaagagaaaaatgccgacactgccatttttttgaacagattaatattccttttctttgctttctgcaaaagaataacgcagacttgatcatttgctttgctttgctttgataATGCtctgatttggaattgaatgtgtaatgtttccactacatttgaaatattgaactaaaagctattaaaaaaatattttcactttattcactttttttaacgcactgctatttatttgaactgtAAATGCCCAACAGGCTAAtcgttgcattgtgggatttgaAATCATGTCTTGCTTCTTTTAACTGCTTTTCAGAGTTTAGACTCAGTTTTAAGCCAAATGAGAACAGAGGTAAATATAAATGATATTGAAATGGAACCATCACAAGTTGATTGGAAAGGTActacagaaaaaaaccccaaaaaaactaaaaataattaattatagaGCAATAAAACTAGACATGTAGAGGACCAGTCAAAATTAGACGCATCTTACCCTTTGATTAATGACAAACCAAGGAAATATAACATTAAAGCTTTTGTAATTTTAATAACACTTTTTAGATATAGCCgctccatttcaatgtttgagacaaattcaaatgatgtcaaataaaaagcttttgtattttcatgttttgtatttgactGCATATCCGTtgtatgccatgacttcctaatgtctgtgcccCATCAACATTACCATAGTCTGGATATCTCACTTTCAGTTTGTCTTACAAGCAATACCAAAACCTCTTtgtatttgaatggatctctatgggaattggggggaagggggggtgggactagattcagctgtaaattacaccAATACACTATGgagcacatttgttggctaaaaggctttaagtcatcaagggtctgaggtatcaaatgagcctgaaccattgtgctgctgccagacCTGCAGTAGATACAACACAGGGTTGTTTCCcctgactaattttcctgttgagctCAATGGAAAAATAGTTctggagaaacaacccttgaagaaATCTACAACAGATCTACTGGCAGCATGGTGGcttgaggctggtttgatacctcaGACCCTGaatgacttaaaaccatttaagACAAAATGTGTCTCATACTATAACagtgtaatttacagctgaatgttgataggtcacatacttcaggaagtcatggcataaAACAAccaatacaaaacatgactattctATTGTACACtttatgttaatgtttttgttaaagATTGAAATGGGGGCTATGTATACAATTGCTAGAATttctatatggtgaaaccaaaatgtataaaaatattatttaataaaagctgataaTTTGTATTTTAACCACGTGTGAATTTGATGAcaaaaagaggaaataaaacattaatcagaaaaagtagaaaaaggcaaggtgggtccaaacttttgactggtaccgTATATACTTCATAAAGCTTCATTTGACCTTTTCCCACAACTACATTTGTTTTTACCATGCAGTTCTACCAACCTGAATGGGAAGTTGGTTGGTCAGGTAACAGCCAGTGAAGTTGCTGAGATCTCCACTCAATAAGAAGAGCAAGAAACCGAAAGACATGGCCTCCTCTACCTTCCCGTTTCTGTAGGCCTCGTAGACCTGACTGAAGACAAATTCAAGAATCATCATGGGGAGCGGGAGTGAGATGAGAATTAGCCAATGTATTTCTACAACTGTGAAAACCTAAgctaaatgcaatgtaatcttTAATATCCTGTTTTTAAAGGTggcattgtttttaatgaaataatgagaACTGGAATCCATTGAACAAAAGAAAGGGTTTAAGCAAATCTGGGTGTAGAGTTTACACTGACATTCCAAATTAACCTAAGTAGGCAACAACTTCATGAGCTAGAGAATTAATCTAGAAgtcattttaattatgaatGTATAGTTTTTCATGGAtatggaaaaacaaataaaaaatgtatcacgTAACATACTCACTGTGTTCGAAACAGAATACGGAGTTAAAGTatgttcaatggtagttttttcCTGAGGAATTTAGTTtgacactaaaacacttggaTCCATATTAATttgaccaataattatagagaaaactgCAAATAATTACACAACTTCCCAGTGTCTGGAAGACAGTGTTAGCTTAAAATGTTCccaacagcacctgaagcacaactactgtTTCGCACTGTAATGCAGGCAAATCTCTATGAAgcccttaagtctcaccggccCAGGGGTGTGCCAGTGacgttttttttgcattcattctttttttcagcctgaaattttcaatcactagGGTAACacgatataccgtttgaaagcgttaaaactcacgattctatctgtataacctattttaacatgacattgctttagcgacaacaggtCCTCactttgtaacatgtgggtggtaaaacaagtgtgggggaaCCTTaacttctctgcattttggaaatccacatactacaagaaataaggtaatgtcagtgtccttgtCACAACAAGTGTacagcggaccaaatgcataatagttacTCATTATAAAAATGTGGAAATTGAGAAACGTTGATTGAATGTCCAatgtttactttttatttctctggagctattatcattgttgtctgttttgccattgtatacttctacaaaagttaTTGTACATAGAAAAGCTATcatctacgttttgtataggctctctcaaacatgagccaaataaaaccGTCTCTGAACAGTATTTGTAATGTAGTTGCATAGAAAATGTGACTaagggcatgttattgaagtgacgactaaaaaaatatttgagctAATGACAGTATGTTTGCAATGGTGTATAACTTGTTAGACTTGTATGCAATGAAACTAGCATTTTCAATAAGTCAGTTGCGCTTCAtgaaaaacagttcttgagattttatgccaaaaaaggttgaagttttataacaaaataaaatgtgttcagcgatgctacgtctaaatagaggacttccatTGGAAGTTCCAAGTTCCCCATCTCATTGAATATTTCTAAGGAAGTATACTTGAGTAAGCAAAAGCCAgaattttacacctcataagacctaTAATATCCATCCATGTATCCAGCTCCATGTGTCCTTGTGGAACCTCCAAATgacctttttggaaaactgcctagacataattacaaaaaaaacaatttttggtgatattatcCTCAAATCTGAAAgtggatttgtccagtgttgtgacttagCTCCATTGTTTTTCTAAGCGCACATGCCACAgcaacaataatctgtatccagtgaaaaatctgaaaatctttTCAGAGAGGAaaaacttccactttcactgtgtttgagcttctgtaactttgtttcagtaacatTGGAGCAATTCTGACTCTTGTAAAACAATCCCCAAATGGTTACCTTttagaagagaccaggattatgcctgtagtcaaaagggttcataATAACGACTTTATTttaggtatgtcatttttaagtttGTGTCAAGAAAATACAATTGTATGTCCAACTGGGCAATATTTAAGGGATTACATCTTTCTGTTTACAAACTGATAACGACTATATAAAATCATGTTTGTACGTGCACGAATAATTAGGAACACTTCTGGCTGAGCCGTATAAACTTGCCTCACctgcaacagcttccccaccataCAGACACAGGGGAACACCAATACCATGACACTGTATGCTGAGCTAACTTtgtgttcggaacacggtgagtaaCAAGTATCAGATGCACTGCATTGTACAAATGATATAATGAAGCCAAACGCATTACAATCAGGAGAGTTATTAGTCCAATTCCAGGTGATTTGCGGTAGCTTATCAA encodes:
- the LOC133107858 gene encoding lysosomal amino acid transporter 1 homolog: MAHVRYPEERPVDVATNLSSVLGQPLCVNGTPWILYLFEECVENVWEYSSVVIGLISMFCFLLSTLPQVYEAYRNGKVEEAMSFGFLLFLLSGDLSNFTGCYLTNQLPIQIVTAVFYIFTDVILVSQFLYYKIKNRRARKNPFLKWICFLWCGAATMGCMVLPKLIEDRKVNTVEPNPLNSVAISGYVCGYLASIFYLASRLPQLHKNFKRQSTEGTSYWLFALAMLGNGTYGLSLIVVLPALKGSKSLFILNHLAWLIGSLGVLFLDFFISAQFILYRKRSPSLPNHFSMKKVPEVEPLLCEEEEA